In Stenotrophomonas sp. 169, one DNA window encodes the following:
- a CDS encoding ATP-binding cassette domain-containing protein, whose product MPLITLQNVDFSVGGPLLLEKAELSIEPGERIALIGRNGAGKSTLLKLLSGDHKPDDGEVRIQQGVRVTRLEQEVPIGAAGSVFDVVAEGLGELGQWLAEFHHLSMAEDFDGDALGAVQAKIDAANGWGLDQRVSETLTKLDLDGDAEFARLSGGMKRRVLLGRALVSSPDLLLLDEPTNHLDIEAIDWLEMFLKNWNGSVVFVTHDRRFLRALATRIVEIDRGQVTSWPGDWANYERRREERLNAQAQENARFDKMLAQEEVWIRQGIKARRTRDEGRVRRLEAMRSERSVRRDLSGNVRMEAAQAANSGKKVIDIKDVSFSFGERCMVRDFSATILRGDRIGLIGPNGSGKTTLLKLLLGDLAPDSGEVRAGTNLEIAYFDQYRAVLREDWTAIENVAEGRDFIEFNGKRKHVHAYLQDFLFTPERARAPITRLSGGERNRLLLAKLFAQPSNLLVMDEPTNDLDVETLELLEELLGDYTGTLLLVSHDRDFLDNVVTSTLVMEGNGVVGDYVGGYTDWQRHAAFVAAQALNAPVLASRPAVAAAPAVAAAAPAKRKLSYKDARELEQLPLKIETLEKDVEGLTAAMNDPAFYQRSAPDMAAHNQKLAKVQAELDAAYARWQELDA is encoded by the coding sequence ATGCCTCTGATTACCTTGCAGAACGTCGACTTCAGCGTCGGCGGCCCGTTGTTGCTGGAAAAAGCCGAACTGTCGATCGAACCGGGTGAGCGTATCGCCCTGATCGGCCGCAACGGCGCCGGCAAATCCACTTTGCTCAAGCTGCTGTCCGGCGACCACAAGCCCGACGACGGCGAAGTCCGCATCCAGCAGGGCGTCCGCGTGACGCGCCTGGAACAGGAGGTGCCCATCGGTGCCGCCGGCAGCGTGTTCGACGTGGTCGCCGAGGGCCTGGGCGAGCTGGGCCAGTGGCTGGCCGAATTCCACCACCTCAGCATGGCCGAGGACTTCGACGGCGACGCGCTGGGCGCGGTGCAGGCGAAGATCGATGCAGCCAACGGCTGGGGCCTGGATCAGCGCGTCAGCGAAACGCTGACCAAGCTGGACCTGGACGGTGATGCCGAGTTCGCGCGCCTGTCCGGCGGCATGAAGCGCCGCGTGCTGCTGGGCCGCGCGCTGGTGTCCAGCCCGGATCTGCTGCTGCTGGACGAACCGACCAACCATCTGGACATCGAGGCCATCGACTGGCTGGAAATGTTCCTGAAGAACTGGAACGGCAGCGTGGTGTTCGTCACCCATGACCGCCGCTTCCTGCGTGCACTGGCTACCCGCATCGTCGAGATCGACCGTGGCCAGGTCACCAGCTGGCCGGGCGACTGGGCCAACTACGAGCGTCGCCGCGAGGAACGGCTGAACGCGCAGGCGCAGGAAAACGCCCGCTTCGACAAGATGCTGGCGCAGGAAGAAGTGTGGATCCGGCAGGGCATCAAGGCCCGCCGTACCCGCGATGAAGGCCGCGTGCGCCGTCTGGAAGCGATGCGCAGCGAGCGCTCCGTGCGCCGTGACCTCAGTGGCAACGTACGGATGGAAGCGGCCCAGGCGGCCAACTCCGGCAAGAAGGTCATCGACATCAAGGACGTGTCGTTCTCCTTCGGTGAGCGTTGCATGGTGCGCGACTTCTCCGCGACGATCCTGCGCGGCGACCGTATCGGCCTGATCGGGCCGAACGGCAGCGGCAAGACCACGCTGCTGAAACTGCTGCTGGGCGACCTGGCACCGGACAGCGGCGAAGTGCGTGCCGGCACCAACCTGGAAATCGCGTATTTCGACCAGTACCGCGCGGTGTTGCGCGAGGACTGGACGGCGATCGAGAACGTGGCCGAGGGCCGCGATTTCATCGAGTTCAACGGCAAGCGCAAGCACGTGCATGCCTACCTGCAGGACTTCCTGTTCACGCCGGAACGGGCACGCGCGCCCATCACGCGGCTGTCCGGTGGTGAACGCAATCGCCTGCTGCTGGCCAAGCTGTTCGCGCAGCCGTCCAACCTGCTGGTGATGGATGAGCCGACCAACGACCTGGACGTGGAAACCCTGGAGCTGCTGGAAGAGCTGCTGGGCGATTACACCGGCACGTTGCTGCTGGTCAGCCATGACCGTGACTTTCTGGACAACGTGGTGACCTCCACGCTGGTGATGGAAGGCAATGGCGTGGTCGGCGACTACGTGGGCGGCTACACCGATTGGCAGCGCCATGCGGCCTTCGTGGCGGCGCAGGCGCTCAACGCGCCGGTGCTGGCCAGCCGGCCTGCCGTGGCGGCTGCACCTGCCGTTGCCGCAGCTGCACCGGCCAAGCGCAAGCTGAGCTACAAGGATGCACGCGAGCTGGAGCAGCTGCCGTTGAAGATCGAAACGCTGGAGAAGGACGTCGAGGGCCTGACCGCCGCGATGAACGACCCCGCGTTCTACCAGCGCAGCGCGCCGGACATGGCCGCGCACAACCAGAAGCTGGCGAAGGTGCAGGCCGAACTGGATGCGGCCTACGCCCGCTGGCAGGAGCTGGACGCCTGA
- a CDS encoding efflux RND transporter periplasmic adaptor subunit: protein MSRHAFLPAGRSGICAAALLISTSLLLSGCAGGPNTEAKAAETKDGKTDEKKVESVPVEVAVASHRGVAASYTGTAALEPRAEAQVVAKTSGVALAVLVEEGQQIRAGQPLVRLDPDRARLAVAQSEAVMRKLENNYQRANRLVGQQMVSAADVDQLRYDVENARAQYRLATLELSYTTVTAPISGVIASRSIKTGNFVQINTPIFRIVDNSRLEATLNVPERELATLRAGQPVTLLADALPGQRFTGQVDRISPVVDSGSGTFRVVSTFDGGVQSLQPGMFGRIRIDYDQRANALVIPRLALLDDGDPAVFRVRAGKVARVPISLGYAEGAWIEVREGLAAGDQVVTAGKVALRDGTAVQVIVPADPKQVAKATPATKAGSAP from the coding sequence ATGTCACGCCATGCCTTCCTGCCCGCCGGCCGCAGCGGAATCTGCGCCGCCGCGCTGCTCATCTCCACCTCGTTGCTGCTGTCCGGCTGCGCAGGGGGCCCCAACACCGAAGCCAAGGCAGCGGAAACCAAGGATGGCAAGACCGACGAGAAGAAGGTCGAGTCCGTGCCGGTGGAAGTGGCCGTGGCCAGCCATCGCGGCGTTGCGGCCAGCTATACCGGCACGGCGGCACTGGAACCGCGCGCTGAAGCCCAGGTCGTTGCCAAGACGTCCGGCGTAGCGCTGGCGGTGCTGGTGGAAGAAGGCCAGCAGATACGTGCTGGCCAGCCGCTGGTGCGCCTGGACCCGGACCGCGCGCGCCTGGCCGTCGCCCAGAGCGAGGCGGTGATGCGCAAACTGGAGAACAACTACCAGCGCGCCAACCGGCTGGTCGGCCAGCAGATGGTCAGCGCCGCCGATGTCGACCAGCTGCGTTACGACGTGGAAAACGCCCGCGCGCAGTACCGGCTGGCCACGCTGGAACTGTCCTACACCACGGTCACCGCACCGATCAGCGGGGTCATCGCGTCGCGCTCGATCAAGACCGGCAACTTCGTGCAGATCAATACGCCGATCTTCCGCATCGTCGACAACTCCCGCCTGGAAGCTACGCTCAACGTACCCGAGCGCGAGCTGGCAACGCTGCGTGCCGGCCAGCCGGTGACCCTGCTGGCCGATGCACTGCCCGGCCAGCGTTTCACCGGTCAGGTGGACCGCATTTCGCCGGTGGTGGATTCGGGCAGTGGCACCTTCCGTGTGGTAAGTACCTTCGACGGCGGCGTGCAGTCGCTGCAGCCGGGCATGTTCGGCCGCATCCGCATCGATTACGACCAGCGCGCCAATGCGTTGGTGATACCGCGCCTGGCGCTGCTGGACGATGGGGATCCGGCCGTGTTCCGCGTGCGTGCCGGCAAGGTCGCGCGCGTGCCGATCAGCCTGGGCTACGCCGAAGGGGCGTGGATCGAGGTGCGCGAAGGGCTGGCCGCCGGCGATCAGGTGGTGACCGCCGGCAAGGTCGCGCTGCGCGACGGCACGGCCGTGCAGGTCATCGTGCCCGCCGATCCCAAGCAGGTGGCCAAGGCCACGCCGGCGACCAAGGCAGGGAGCGCCCCATGA
- a CDS encoding cytochrome c, with product MSKAAPFTRHAIALSVAVLLAACSPSHEDSSTQSPAQPGQAAGDLPAPSSSAGLPAGRLAAGEARAQAKGKATGQSCIDCHGADGNSPIDPTYPKLGGQYSDYLAHSLQAYRSGDRQHALMTPQATGLSDQEIADLAAYFGSRPTQLRDLHGLK from the coding sequence ATGTCGAAAGCCGCGCCGTTCACGCGTCATGCCATCGCCTTGTCCGTCGCCGTCCTGCTGGCGGCCTGCTCGCCCTCGCACGAGGACAGCAGCACGCAGTCGCCCGCACAGCCGGGACAGGCCGCGGGTGATCTTCCAGCGCCCTCGTCGTCTGCCGGCCTGCCGGCTGGACGCCTCGCCGCCGGCGAGGCACGTGCGCAGGCCAAGGGCAAGGCCACCGGACAGAGCTGCATCGACTGCCACGGGGCCGACGGCAATTCGCCGATCGATCCGACGTACCCGAAGCTGGGGGGCCAGTACAGCGATTACCTCGCGCATTCGCTGCAGGCGTACCGCAGCGGCGATCGCCAGCACGCGCTGATGACCCCGCAGGCAACGGGCCTGAGCGATCAGGAGATCGCCGACCTGGCCGCCTATTTCGGCTCACGCCCCACCCAGCTGCGCGACCTGCACGGCCTGAAATAG
- a CDS encoding adenine phosphoribosyltransferase, with protein MTDASVEPQWASRLRDIADFPKPGILFKDIMPLLANGDDFRAAVKAMSARWRDLQLDAVVGIESRGFILGAAMAHELGIGFVPVRKPGKLPGKVLREEYTLEYRSDCIEVHADALPAGARVAIIDDVLATGGTLVAALSLVRRLGVNVVGAGVLVELDGLGGRGRWEADLPLHAELVY; from the coding sequence ATGACCGACGCATCCGTCGAACCGCAGTGGGCATCGCGCCTGCGCGACATCGCTGATTTCCCCAAGCCGGGCATCCTGTTCAAGGACATCATGCCGCTGCTCGCCAACGGCGATGATTTCCGCGCCGCGGTCAAGGCGATGAGCGCACGCTGGCGTGACCTGCAGCTGGATGCGGTGGTCGGCATCGAGTCGCGCGGCTTCATCCTGGGCGCAGCCATGGCACACGAGCTGGGTATCGGCTTCGTGCCGGTGCGCAAGCCGGGCAAGCTGCCGGGCAAGGTGCTGCGCGAGGAATACACGCTGGAATACCGCAGCGACTGCATCGAAGTGCACGCCGACGCGTTGCCGGCCGGTGCGCGGGTGGCGATCATCGATGACGTACTGGCGACCGGCGGCACGCTGGTGGCGGCGCTGTCTTTGGTGCGGCGCTTGGGCGTGAACGTGGTGGGTGCCGGCGTGCTGGTGGAGCTGGATGGCCTGGGCGGCCGCGGCCGCTGGGAAGCCGACCTGCCGCTGCACGCAGAACTGGTGTACTGA
- the dbpA gene encoding ATP-dependent RNA helicase DbpA has protein sequence MNEFSTLPLSPALQPGLEALGYTTMTAIQARALPPILDRRDVIAQAPTGSGKTAAFGLGLLQALDPATQRVQALVLCPTRELADQVGKQIRKLATGIPNMKLLVLTGGSPLAPQLASLEAHHPHVVVGTPGRVQELARKRALNLGQVRTLVLDEGDRMLDMGFEEPIREIAGRTHKDRQTMLFSATFPDAIRAIGRDVLREPVEVTVDGADDAPDIRHLFCEVEPAHRQKALAGLLLKYTPESAVVFCNTRKDVDEVANSLQQFGFSSLALHGDMEQRDREEVLVRFVNRSCNVLVASDVAARGLDVEDLAAVINYELPTDIETYQHRVGRTGRAGASGMAISLVAGREKSRAEALEAQRGKPLDWQKTPLATSRPDELPQAAMRTLRIDGGKTDKLRAGDILGALTGDAGLAGKHIGKIAIYPTRSYVAIARDHANRALGKLEEGKIKGRRFRTRVM, from the coding sequence ATGAATGAATTCTCGACCCTGCCGCTGAGCCCGGCCCTGCAGCCCGGCCTGGAAGCGCTTGGCTACACCACGATGACCGCCATCCAGGCGCGCGCCCTGCCCCCCATCCTCGACCGCCGCGACGTGATCGCGCAGGCGCCGACCGGCAGCGGCAAGACCGCCGCCTTCGGGCTGGGCCTGCTGCAGGCACTGGATCCGGCCACCCAGCGCGTGCAGGCGCTGGTGCTGTGCCCTACCCGCGAACTGGCCGACCAGGTCGGCAAGCAGATCCGCAAGCTGGCCACCGGCATCCCCAACATGAAGCTGCTGGTGCTGACCGGCGGCTCGCCGCTGGCCCCGCAGCTGGCCTCGCTGGAAGCCCACCACCCGCACGTGGTGGTCGGCACCCCCGGCCGCGTGCAGGAACTGGCGCGCAAGCGTGCGCTGAACCTGGGCCAGGTGCGCACCCTGGTGCTGGATGAGGGCGACCGCATGCTGGACATGGGCTTTGAAGAGCCCATCCGCGAGATCGCAGGACGCACGCACAAGGATCGGCAGACGATGCTGTTCTCGGCCACCTTCCCCGATGCGATCCGCGCGATCGGCCGCGACGTGCTGCGCGAACCGGTGGAAGTGACCGTGGACGGTGCCGACGACGCCCCCGACATCCGCCATCTGTTCTGCGAAGTAGAGCCGGCGCATCGGCAGAAGGCGCTGGCCGGCCTGCTGCTGAAGTACACCCCGGAATCGGCGGTGGTGTTCTGCAATACCCGCAAGGATGTCGACGAGGTCGCCAACTCGCTGCAGCAGTTCGGCTTCTCGTCGCTGGCCCTGCATGGCGACATGGAGCAGCGCGACCGCGAGGAAGTGCTGGTGCGCTTCGTCAACCGCAGCTGCAACGTGCTGGTGGCCAGTGACGTGGCTGCGCGCGGACTGGACGTGGAAGATCTGGCTGCAGTGATCAACTACGAACTGCCGACCGACATCGAGACCTACCAGCACCGCGTGGGCCGCACCGGTCGCGCCGGCGCCAGCGGCATGGCGATCAGCCTGGTCGCGGGCCGCGAGAAGTCGCGCGCCGAGGCACTGGAAGCGCAGCGTGGCAAGCCGCTGGACTGGCAGAAAACCCCGCTGGCCACCTCGCGCCCGGATGAACTGCCGCAGGCCGCCATGCGCACCCTGCGCATCGACGGCGGCAAGACCGACAAGCTGCGTGCAGGTGACATCCTGGGCGCACTGACCGGCGATGCCGGACTGGCGGGCAAGCACATCGGCAAGATCGCGATCTATCCCACGCGCTCCTACGTGGCGATCGCCCGCGACCACGCCAACCGCGCACTGGGCAAGCTGGAAGAAGGCAAGATCAAGGGCCGCCGCTTCCGCACCCGGGTGATGTAA
- a CDS encoding cytochrome c — protein MRPQPLAACLALAVLLPFGAAVAAPAPASPATAPAAPAPLPAPQAPAPAAALTGNFDNGRVLAYTCQGCHGITGYKNAYPSYKVPKIGGQSEQYLLQALTEYRHGKRRHPTMQAQSMSFSEQEIADLAVYLSTIK, from the coding sequence ATGCGCCCGCAGCCGCTCGCCGCTTGTCTTGCTCTGGCCGTCCTCCTGCCCTTCGGGGCCGCCGTGGCCGCTCCTGCCCCTGCTTCACCCGCTACGGCTCCGGCCGCGCCGGCGCCGCTTCCGGCCCCGCAGGCGCCCGCCCCTGCCGCGGCGCTGACCGGCAATTTCGACAATGGCCGGGTATTGGCCTATACCTGCCAGGGGTGCCATGGCATCACCGGCTACAAGAACGCCTATCCCAGCTACAAAGTGCCCAAGATCGGCGGGCAGAGCGAGCAGTACCTGCTGCAGGCGCTCACCGAATACCGCCATGGCAAACGCCGACATCCCACGATGCAGGCGCAGTCGATGAGTTTCAGCGAACAGGAGATCGCCGATCTCGCTGTTTACCTGTCCACCATCAAGTAA
- a CDS encoding efflux RND transporter permease subunit has protein sequence MTSAGNDHGRDPHEGHGPGSMGGGLVEFATRRRVTIAMCTVTLILFGLIALGSLKVNLLPDLSYPTLTVRTEYTGAAPSEIETLISEPVEEAVGVVKNLRKLKSISRTGQSDVVLEFAWGTNMDQASLEVRDKMEALNLPLEAKAPVLLRFNPSTEPIMRLVISSKEAPASDAEAIRELTGLRRYADEDLKKKLEPVAGVAAVKVGGGLEDEIQVDIDQQKLAQLNLPIDTVIQRLKEENVNISGGRLEEGSQRFLVRTVNQFADLEEIRNLLITSQSSNGSAAASAMAQMFAIAAATGSDAAMSAASAAQSASGGSSSVVANGVPVRLKDVATVRQGYKEREAIIRLGGKEAVELAIYKEGDANTVTTAEALRARLEQIKTTFPADAELTTIEDQSRFIEHAISDVKKDAVIGGLLAILIIFLFLRDGWSTFVISLSLPVSIITTFFFMGQLGLSLNVMSLGGLALATGLVVDDSIVVLESIAKARERGLGVLQAAIAGTREVSMAVVASTLTTIAVFLPLVFVDGIAGQLFRDQALTVAIAIAISLLVSMTLIPMLSSLKGRPPLAFPEEPATDAWRPQNRWLKPVAGGRRGAMAGIRYTFFGAAWLVVRVWRGIVAVVGPVMRKASDVAMKPYAGAERGYLRLLPNALAHPGKVLGLAALAFVATMALVPMLGADLIPQLAQDRFEMTVKLPAGTPLKQTDALVRELQLTHGDGKQPAGEGIASLYGVSGAGTRLDASPTESGENIGKLTVVMEGGGNARSEAAISDRLRATMATHPGVQVDFARPALFSFSTPLEIELRGQDMASLELAGQRLAAMLRNNAHYADVKSTVEEGFPEIQIRFDQERAGALGLTTRQIADVVVKKVRGDVATRYSFRDRKIDVLVRAQEGDRASVDSIRRLIVNPGSTRPVTLDAVAEVVATTGPSEIHRADQTRVAVVSANLRDIDLGAAMREVQAMVAEQPLGAAVGMHIGGQGEELEESARSLIFAFGLAIFLVYLVMASQFESLLHPFVILFTIPLALVGAVLALLLSGKPISVVVFIGLILLVGLVTKNAIILIDKVNQLREAGVAKHEALVEGARSRLRPIIMTTLCTLFGFLPLAVAMGEGAEVRAPMAITVIGGLLVSTLLTLLVIPVVYDLMDRKGDAYYRERGRKLAYGSAVEGHPERAA, from the coding sequence ATGACATCGGCCGGTAACGACCACGGTCGCGACCCCCACGAGGGTCACGGCCCCGGCAGCATGGGCGGCGGCCTGGTGGAGTTCGCCACGCGTCGCCGGGTGACCATCGCCATGTGCACGGTCACCCTGATCCTGTTCGGGTTGATCGCCTTGGGCAGCCTGAAGGTGAATCTGCTGCCGGACCTCAGCTATCCCACGTTGACCGTGCGCACCGAGTACACCGGCGCGGCGCCGTCTGAAATCGAAACCCTGATCTCCGAGCCCGTGGAAGAAGCGGTCGGGGTGGTCAAGAACCTGCGCAAGCTGAAGTCCATTTCGCGCACCGGCCAGAGCGATGTGGTGCTGGAGTTTGCGTGGGGCACCAACATGGACCAGGCCAGCCTGGAAGTGCGCGACAAGATGGAAGCGCTGAACCTGCCACTGGAGGCCAAGGCCCCGGTGCTGCTGCGCTTCAATCCGTCGACCGAACCGATCATGCGCCTGGTGATATCCAGCAAGGAAGCACCGGCCAGCGATGCCGAGGCGATCCGTGAGTTGACCGGCCTGCGTCGCTACGCCGACGAAGACCTGAAGAAGAAGCTGGAGCCGGTGGCTGGCGTGGCCGCGGTGAAGGTCGGTGGCGGCCTGGAAGATGAGATCCAGGTGGACATCGACCAGCAGAAACTGGCGCAGTTGAACCTGCCGATCGACACGGTCATCCAGCGGCTGAAGGAGGAGAACGTCAACATCTCCGGCGGGCGTCTGGAAGAGGGGTCGCAGCGCTTCCTGGTGCGGACGGTGAACCAGTTCGCCGACCTCGAAGAAATCCGCAACCTGTTGATCACCAGCCAGTCGTCCAACGGCAGCGCTGCCGCCTCGGCGATGGCGCAGATGTTCGCGATCGCAGCGGCCACCGGCTCGGATGCGGCGATGTCGGCGGCATCGGCGGCGCAGAGTGCATCCGGCGGCAGTTCCAGCGTGGTGGCCAACGGTGTGCCGGTGCGGTTGAAGGACGTCGCAACCGTGCGCCAGGGCTACAAGGAGCGCGAAGCGATCATCCGCCTCGGCGGCAAGGAAGCGGTGGAGCTGGCGATCTACAAGGAAGGCGACGCCAACACCGTGACCACGGCCGAAGCGCTGCGCGCGCGGCTGGAGCAGATCAAGACCACCTTCCCGGCCGATGCCGAACTGACCACCATCGAAGACCAGTCGCGCTTCATCGAGCACGCGATCAGCGACGTCAAGAAAGACGCGGTGATCGGCGGCCTGCTGGCGATCCTGATCATTTTCCTGTTCCTGCGTGACGGCTGGAGCACCTTCGTGATCAGCCTGTCGCTGCCGGTCTCGATCATCACCACGTTCTTCTTCATGGGCCAGTTGGGCCTGAGCTTGAACGTGATGTCGCTGGGCGGCCTGGCACTGGCGACCGGGTTGGTGGTCGATGACTCCATTGTGGTGCTGGAAAGCATCGCCAAGGCACGCGAACGCGGGCTGGGGGTGCTGCAGGCGGCCATTGCCGGTACCCGCGAAGTCAGCATGGCGGTCGTAGCGTCCACCCTGACCACCATCGCCGTTTTCCTGCCGCTGGTGTTCGTCGATGGCATCGCCGGCCAGCTGTTCCGCGACCAGGCGCTGACCGTGGCGATCGCCATCGCGATCTCGCTGCTGGTGTCGATGACCCTGATTCCGATGCTGAGCTCGCTGAAAGGACGTCCTCCGCTGGCATTCCCGGAAGAACCGGCGACCGACGCATGGCGTCCGCAGAACCGCTGGCTGAAGCCGGTAGCGGGCGGCCGGCGGGGGGCCATGGCCGGTATCCGGTACACCTTCTTCGGCGCGGCCTGGCTGGTGGTGCGGGTGTGGCGCGGCATCGTGGCCGTGGTCGGCCCGGTGATGCGCAAAGCCAGCGACGTCGCGATGAAGCCCTATGCGGGTGCGGAGCGCGGTTACCTGCGCCTGCTGCCCAATGCCTTGGCCCATCCGGGCAAGGTGCTCGGGCTGGCCGCGCTGGCATTCGTTGCCACGATGGCGCTGGTGCCGATGCTGGGTGCGGACCTGATTCCGCAACTGGCGCAGGATCGCTTTGAAATGACGGTCAAGCTGCCGGCCGGCACCCCGCTGAAGCAGACCGATGCCCTGGTGCGCGAACTGCAGCTGACCCACGGCGACGGCAAGCAACCGGCCGGTGAAGGCATCGCCTCGCTGTACGGTGTGAGCGGCGCGGGCACGCGGCTGGATGCCAGTCCGACCGAAAGTGGCGAGAACATCGGCAAGCTGACCGTGGTGATGGAAGGCGGCGGCAACGCACGCAGCGAAGCGGCGATCAGCGATCGGCTGCGCGCAACCATGGCCACGCACCCGGGGGTGCAGGTGGACTTCGCGCGGCCGGCATTGTTCAGCTTCTCCACGCCGCTGGAAATCGAACTGCGTGGGCAGGACATGGCCTCGCTGGAGCTGGCCGGTCAACGGCTGGCGGCGATGCTGCGCAACAACGCGCACTACGCTGACGTCAAATCCACGGTGGAAGAAGGCTTCCCGGAAATCCAGATCCGCTTCGACCAGGAACGTGCCGGTGCACTAGGGCTGACCACACGGCAGATCGCCGATGTGGTGGTCAAGAAGGTGCGCGGTGACGTGGCGACGCGCTACAGCTTCCGTGACCGCAAGATCGACGTGCTGGTGCGGGCCCAGGAAGGCGACCGGGCCAGCGTGGACAGCATCCGCCGGCTGATCGTCAATCCGGGCAGTACCCGACCGGTGACCCTGGATGCCGTGGCCGAAGTGGTGGCCACCACCGGGCCGAGCGAGATCCATCGCGCTGACCAGACGCGGGTGGCGGTGGTGTCGGCCAACCTGCGCGACATCGACCTGGGCGCGGCGATGCGCGAAGTGCAGGCGATGGTCGCCGAGCAGCCGCTGGGCGCTGCGGTGGGCATGCACATCGGGGGCCAGGGCGAAGAGCTGGAAGAGTCCGCACGCTCGCTGATCTTCGCCTTCGGGCTGGCGATCTTCCTGGTGTACCTGGTGATGGCCTCGCAGTTCGAATCCCTGCTGCATCCCTTCGTCATCCTGTTCACCATCCCGCTGGCCCTGGTCGGTGCGGTGCTGGCACTGCTGTTGAGTGGCAAACCGATCTCGGTGGTGGTGTTCATCGGGTTGATCCTGCTGGTGGGGCTGGTGACCAAGAACGCGATCATCCTGATCGACAAGGTCAACCAGCTGCGCGAAGCCGGCGTAGCCAAGCACGAGGCGCTGGTGGAAGGCGCTCGCTCGCGCCTGCGTCCGATCATCATGACCACGCTGTGCACCTTGTTCGGCTTCCTGCCGCTGGCTGTGGCGATGGGCGAGGGGGCCGAAGTGCGCGCGCCGATGGCGATCACCGTGATCGGCGGCCTGCTGGTGTCCACGCTGCTGACCTTGCTGGTGATCCCGGTGGTGTACGACCTGATGGACCGCAAGGGCGATGCCTACTACCGTGAGCGCGGCCGCAAACTGGCGTACGGGTCCGCCGTCGAAGGTCACCCGGAGCGCGCGGCATGA